Proteins co-encoded in one Cupriavidus metallidurans CH34 genomic window:
- a CDS encoding cation-translocating P-type ATPase, whose amino-acid sequence MSEADTVVSGVEETPWHAMTADEVEQRFKVDPSQGLEADDAAARLGTYGPNRLPQGKKRGAIARFVSQFNNILIYVLIASAFTKLMLSLWLDASIIFAVVILNSLLGFLQEGKAEEALDSIRNMLSTDARVLRGGAARLLDAEELVPGDVVLLESGDKVPADLRLVEARNLRTEEAALTGESVPADKTTVPMPAKSTVGDRENMAFSGTMVVSGRATGVVVATGSQTELGRINEMLGQVNPLETPLLRQITKFGYVITAAIGVLSVVLFSWGHWLGKMSFVELFQAIVGIAVSIIPEGLPALITITLAIGVKRMAQRNAIIRRLPAVETLGSVSRICSDKTGTLTMMEMMVTSVVTADASYAVTGHGYAPEGALSTEGKPLDAVPLPLALIGRVSMLCNDAELFEDDGRWKVEGDPTEGALYPLATKLGMDRTAEGVAAPRIDAIPFESEHKFMATLNRSADGEMLLVKGAPEVILEHCDHQQTANGAVPLDRAYFVREGDRMAAQGERVLGLAWLPDPGLPQGGLEPKDLPSTLVFLGLVGLMDPPRKEAIDAVRECHEGGIRVTMITGDHKVTAAAVAGMLGIGDGRTAVAGTEIEAMNDAALRECVREVDVFARASPEHKLRLVKAMQANRQVVAMTGDGVNDAPALKKADIGVAMGIKGTEVTKEAAGMILVDDNFASISAAVKEGRTVYNNIEKAMLFMLPTNIAQGAVIAIAILIGFTLPITAPQILWVNTVSSVALGLAMSFEPHEADVMGRPPRSIDRSIVTGFGVWRICFIGVALVIYTLAAFFVMKAHGAADEMARTAAVNAISLGQIFYLINSRHLLESSLSVRAHTSNPYLWYGIGGVVVLQLLFTYWYPFQLIFDTQALTVEHWLWLIAGAVVLFFVVEFEKLVIRSFPPLTALVTSQRAGAAKRKP is encoded by the coding sequence ATGAGTGAAGCGGATACCGTAGTATCAGGCGTGGAGGAAACACCCTGGCACGCCATGACCGCCGATGAGGTCGAGCAGCGTTTCAAGGTCGATCCCTCGCAGGGCCTGGAAGCCGACGATGCCGCCGCGCGGCTGGGTACCTACGGACCCAACCGGCTGCCCCAGGGCAAGAAGCGCGGCGCCATCGCGCGCTTTGTCTCCCAGTTCAACAACATCCTGATCTATGTGCTGATCGCGTCGGCCTTCACCAAGCTGATGCTGAGCCTTTGGCTCGACGCATCGATCATCTTTGCCGTCGTCATCCTGAACTCGTTGCTGGGCTTCCTGCAGGAGGGAAAGGCCGAAGAGGCGCTGGATTCGATCCGCAACATGCTTTCCACTGATGCACGCGTGTTGCGTGGTGGTGCGGCCCGCCTGCTTGACGCCGAGGAACTGGTGCCGGGCGATGTCGTGCTGCTGGAGTCGGGCGACAAGGTCCCCGCCGATCTGCGCCTGGTGGAAGCCAGGAACCTGCGCACAGAGGAAGCGGCGCTCACCGGCGAGTCTGTGCCCGCCGACAAGACGACGGTACCGATGCCCGCCAAGTCCACTGTGGGAGACCGCGAGAACATGGCGTTCTCCGGCACGATGGTGGTCTCCGGCCGAGCCACCGGCGTGGTTGTGGCAACGGGAAGCCAGACGGAACTCGGCCGCATCAACGAGATGCTCGGGCAGGTCAATCCGCTGGAGACGCCGCTGCTGCGGCAGATCACGAAGTTCGGTTACGTCATCACGGCGGCCATCGGTGTTCTCAGCGTCGTGCTGTTCTCCTGGGGGCACTGGCTCGGCAAGATGAGTTTCGTGGAGCTGTTCCAGGCGATCGTCGGCATTGCGGTGTCGATCATCCCGGAAGGTCTGCCTGCGCTGATCACCATCACGCTCGCGATCGGCGTGAAGCGGATGGCCCAGCGCAATGCCATCATCCGTCGTTTGCCGGCGGTGGAGACGCTGGGCTCCGTCTCGCGCATCTGCTCGGACAAGACGGGCACGCTGACGATGATGGAGATGATGGTGACATCGGTCGTGACGGCCGATGCATCGTATGCAGTGACGGGCCACGGCTACGCACCGGAAGGCGCGCTCAGCACGGAGGGCAAACCGCTGGACGCCGTGCCGTTGCCGCTGGCGCTGATCGGTCGCGTGTCGATGCTGTGCAACGACGCCGAGCTTTTTGAGGATGATGGTCGATGGAAGGTGGAGGGCGACCCCACCGAAGGCGCGCTCTATCCACTCGCCACCAAGCTCGGCATGGACCGCACCGCCGAGGGGGTGGCCGCGCCACGGATCGACGCCATTCCATTCGAGTCCGAGCACAAGTTCATGGCGACGCTGAACCGCTCGGCCGACGGCGAGATGCTGCTGGTAAAGGGTGCGCCGGAGGTGATTCTGGAACATTGCGATCACCAGCAAACCGCGAATGGCGCGGTGCCGCTCGACCGCGCGTACTTCGTGAGGGAGGGCGATCGCATGGCCGCGCAGGGTGAGCGGGTGCTGGGACTTGCCTGGCTGCCAGATCCGGGCCTGCCGCAGGGCGGTCTCGAGCCGAAGGACTTGCCGAGTACGCTCGTGTTCCTCGGCCTCGTCGGCCTGATGGACCCGCCGCGCAAGGAGGCGATCGACGCCGTGCGGGAATGCCATGAAGGTGGCATCCGGGTGACGATGATTACCGGCGACCACAAGGTCACGGCGGCCGCCGTGGCGGGAATGCTCGGGATCGGCGATGGCCGCACCGCCGTGGCGGGTACCGAGATCGAGGCAATGAACGATGCGGCCCTGCGCGAATGCGTGCGCGAGGTCGATGTCTTCGCCCGCGCCAGCCCCGAGCACAAGCTCAGACTCGTGAAGGCGATGCAGGCCAACCGGCAGGTGGTGGCAATGACCGGCGACGGCGTCAACGATGCACCCGCGCTCAAGAAGGCCGATATCGGCGTCGCGATGGGTATCAAGGGCACCGAGGTGACGAAGGAGGCCGCGGGGATGATCCTCGTCGACGACAACTTCGCGTCGATCTCGGCGGCGGTGAAGGAAGGTCGGACGGTCTACAACAACATCGAGAAGGCGATGCTGTTCATGCTGCCGACGAACATCGCGCAAGGCGCCGTGATCGCCATCGCGATCCTGATCGGGTTCACGCTGCCAATCACCGCGCCGCAGATTCTGTGGGTGAACACGGTCTCCTCCGTCGCGCTGGGCCTGGCCATGTCGTTCGAACCCCACGAGGCGGACGTGATGGGCCGGCCGCCACGCTCGATCGACCGGTCGATCGTCACCGGTTTCGGGGTATGGCGAATCTGCTTCATCGGCGTGGCGCTCGTCATCTACACACTCGCGGCGTTCTTCGTGATGAAGGCGCATGGCGCGGCGGATGAAATGGCGCGAACAGCGGCCGTCAACGCCATCTCGCTTGGCCAGATCTTCTACCTGATCAACAGCCGGCACCTGCTCGAATCCTCGCTGTCTGTGCGCGCTCACACGAGCAATCCGTATCTCTGGTACGGCATCGGCGGCGTTGTGGTGCTGCAGTTGCTGTTCACGTACTGGTACCCGTTCCAGTTGATCTTCGATACCCAGGCACTGACCGTGGAGCACTGGCTATGGCTGATCGCCGGAGCCGTGGTGCTGTTCTTCGTGGTGGAGTTCGAGAAGCTGGTCATTCGATCCTTCCCGCCACTGACCGCATTGGTGACGTCGCAGCGGGCCGGCGCGGCCAAGCGCAAGCCCTGA
- a CDS encoding polyphosphate kinase 2 family protein, which translates to MPRKEILGTLGSYINPFRITQGEEFRLADFDPADTLGFEMKKGEAADLLRHGSEWLAIEQDVLYAQDSWSVLLVFQAMDAAGKDGTIKHVMSGVNPQGCDVFSFKQPSHEELSHDFLWRYLAKVPQRGRIGIFNRSYYEDVLVVRVHRHLLEAQKIPPALITDKIWDERLADIARFEDYLTRQGVIILKFYLNLSYEEQKRRFLKRLDKPNKSWKFSPSDVRERRHWDEYMQAYEAAIRATSTEAAPWYVVPADKKWFTRLVVAAAVVEAVEKLNLQYPEISSDQAKALAKAREELEGEKKAAK; encoded by the coding sequence ATGCCTCGCAAAGAGATACTGGGCACCCTGGGGAGCTATATCAATCCGTTCCGCATCACGCAGGGCGAGGAGTTCCGTCTGGCGGACTTCGATCCTGCCGATACGCTGGGCTTCGAGATGAAGAAGGGCGAGGCGGCGGACCTGCTTCGGCACGGATCGGAATGGTTGGCGATAGAGCAGGACGTGCTCTACGCGCAGGACTCCTGGTCGGTGCTGCTGGTGTTCCAGGCCATGGACGCGGCCGGCAAGGACGGGACGATCAAGCACGTCATGTCTGGCGTCAATCCGCAGGGGTGCGATGTCTTCTCGTTCAAGCAGCCGTCCCATGAAGAACTCTCGCACGATTTTCTCTGGCGATACCTTGCGAAGGTGCCCCAGCGCGGACGCATTGGCATCTTTAATCGGTCCTACTACGAGGACGTGCTCGTGGTGCGGGTGCACCGGCACCTGCTGGAGGCGCAGAAGATCCCGCCGGCGCTCATTACCGACAAGATCTGGGACGAGCGGCTGGCCGATATTGCGCGCTTCGAGGACTACCTCACGCGGCAGGGCGTGATCATTCTCAAGTTCTATCTGAACCTGTCGTACGAGGAACAGAAACGGCGATTCCTGAAGCGCCTTGACAAACCGAACAAGAGTTGGAAGTTCTCTCCCTCCGACGTGCGCGAGCGCCGGCACTGGGACGAGTACATGCAGGCCTACGAGGCGGCGATCCGCGCGACTTCCACCGAAGCGGCCCCATGGTATGTCGTGCCCGCCGACAAGAAATGGTTCACGCGACTTGTCGTCGCGGCGGCCGTTGTCGAGGCCGTGGAGAAGTTGAATCTCCAGTACCCCGAGATCTCGTCTGACCAGGCGAAGGCGCTGGCGAAGGCGCGTGAGGAACTCGAAGGGGAAAAGAAGGCGGCGAAGTAG
- a CDS encoding BON domain-containing protein: MAKVSGPVPSKVQHDIALETIRSVDGVRSIHDSLKVAAH, encoded by the coding sequence ATTGCCAAGGTCAGCGGCCCGGTGCCAAGCAAGGTGCAGCACGATATCGCGCTGGAGACGATTCGCAGCGTGGATGGGGTTCGCTCGATTCACGACAGCTTGAAGGTGGCTGCACACTGA
- a CDS encoding DUF305 domain-containing protein, giving the protein MVSFYRLPTPPAIGAVLLLLAALTAAAPALAATATGSDAERFAAENEVAMTRMMDGMSVHPSGNIDEDFAAMMIPHHQGAIDMAMAELRYGKNEQLRRIAQEIIVDQMQEIAAMRLALGQPPPPSVPAPTQPAASTPSPSQPASHDHSAHAH; this is encoded by the coding sequence ATGGTCTCCTTCTATCGACTGCCCACACCACCAGCCATTGGTGCGGTGCTGCTCCTGCTGGCGGCGCTGACCGCTGCCGCACCCGCTCTTGCCGCCACCGCCACTGGCTCTGACGCCGAGCGGTTCGCGGCGGAGAACGAAGTGGCGATGACAAGAATGATGGACGGCATGTCGGTCCACCCCAGCGGCAATATCGACGAAGACTTCGCGGCGATGATGATCCCGCACCACCAAGGTGCCATCGACATGGCCATGGCAGAGCTGCGCTACGGCAAGAACGAGCAGCTCAGGCGCATCGCGCAGGAAATCATCGTCGATCAGATGCAGGAGATCGCCGCGATGCGGCTGGCGCTTGGACAGCCGCCTCCGCCGTCCGTGCCTGCGCCAACCCAGCCGGCGGCCTCCACACCGTCGCCGTCGCAGCCAGCTTCCCACGACCACTCCGCCCACGCGCACTGA
- a CDS encoding YncE family protein, producing the protein MLGATGIASVALAGQAPGPLNAPDVPISHRDRVYAAEQFSNTVSVTDPADNRLLGVIRLGDPAPGNLSPLYRGQLLVHGMGFSPDHRTLAIVSIGSNSVSFIDTATNAVKHVTYVGRSPHEAFYTPNGKEVWITVRGENYIAVLDAATFAETARIKVADGPGMQIFSPDGKYGYVCSSFNPETAVVSVADHKIVGRVKQESPFCPNIAATPDGKQVWFTLKDIGKTQVFEAQPPFRPIRTIETGPITNHVNFAHTAAGTLAYVTIGGLNQVKVFRTDDFSPVATIPVGSLPHGVWPSGDGSRIYVGLENADKLAVIDTATNQVVANVPVGQAPQAIAYVPNAVPDGDGTQGLQSPGLAGQSTQLKLLHLENGKPVVTDNAPTSVTLFDQGVLQVLQASATGLQPKHAYVLALASHADGTGSLEPLASFMTNPAGSAIVNAIGPIRQIVQDNATVEGRRYLVIAPSENGKPAAPVQVQAL; encoded by the coding sequence ATGCTCGGCGCCACCGGCATCGCCAGCGTTGCCCTTGCCGGCCAGGCCCCTGGACCATTGAATGCGCCGGACGTGCCCATCAGCCACCGGGACCGCGTCTACGCGGCCGAGCAGTTCTCGAACACCGTCTCCGTCACCGATCCGGCCGACAACCGGTTGCTCGGTGTCATCCGGCTGGGCGACCCCGCGCCCGGCAACCTGAGTCCGTTGTACCGGGGCCAACTGCTGGTTCACGGCATGGGCTTCTCGCCGGACCATCGCACGCTCGCGATCGTCTCCATCGGGTCCAACTCGGTGTCGTTCATCGATACGGCCACCAATGCCGTCAAGCATGTCACTTATGTGGGACGCTCGCCGCATGAGGCGTTCTACACGCCGAATGGCAAGGAAGTTTGGATCACCGTGCGCGGCGAAAACTACATTGCGGTTCTCGACGCCGCGACGTTCGCGGAGACCGCCCGCATCAAGGTTGCCGACGGCCCGGGCATGCAGATCTTTTCGCCGGACGGCAAGTACGGCTACGTCTGCTCGTCGTTCAATCCGGAAACGGCGGTTGTGAGCGTGGCCGACCACAAGATCGTGGGCCGCGTGAAGCAGGAAAGTCCGTTCTGCCCGAACATCGCGGCCACACCGGATGGCAAACAGGTCTGGTTCACGCTGAAAGACATCGGCAAGACGCAGGTGTTCGAAGCGCAGCCTCCGTTCCGCCCGATCAGGACAATCGAGACGGGCCCGATCACCAATCACGTCAACTTCGCGCACACGGCGGCGGGCACGCTTGCCTATGTCACGATCGGCGGCCTGAACCAGGTCAAGGTATTCCGCACCGACGACTTCTCCCCGGTGGCCACCATTCCCGTGGGCAGCCTGCCTCACGGTGTCTGGCCGTCGGGCGATGGGAGCCGGATTTACGTCGGATTGGAGAATGCGGACAAGCTGGCCGTCATCGATACCGCCACGAACCAGGTCGTCGCCAACGTGCCGGTAGGTCAGGCGCCGCAGGCGATTGCCTACGTGCCGAATGCGGTACCCGATGGCGATGGCACACAAGGACTGCAATCGCCGGGTCTGGCTGGCCAGAGCACGCAGTTGAAGTTGTTGCATCTCGAGAACGGCAAGCCGGTGGTCACAGACAACGCACCTACCAGCGTGACGCTGTTCGACCAGGGCGTGCTGCAGGTCCTTCAGGCCTCGGCAACGGGGCTGCAACCGAAGCATGCGTACGTGCTGGCGCTGGCCAGCCATGCGGACGGCACCGGGTCGCTGGAGCCGCTGGCCTCGTTCATGACGAATCCCGCCGGCTCGGCTATTGTCAATGCAATCGGCCCCATCCGGCAGATCGTGCAGGACAACGCCACTGTGGAGGGACGACGCTATCTCGTCATCGCCCCGTCGGAAAACGGCAAACCCGCCGCACCCGTTCAGGTGCAGGCGCTCTAG
- a CDS encoding anti-sigma factor family protein — translation MNEHRPIQEEELLAYVDHALDTTRLREIEAYLQQHPDVATRVEGYMAQRDQLRAALAPIADEPVPPELNLRHMLTARRARASHPWRLAASVFVAMCLGGIGGWMGRGATEPPTGGIAALAREATASFQVFAADPIRPVEMGAADSNDLVNWVSSRLRRPIAVPDLGKAGYRYIGGRLVATEHGPAGLFMYEDGHGTRLAMLVRPMAIEGDTPMKAHVQAGVAGYSWANQGLGYSLVASASTSGLHPLADEMRRQINGRDGSVDAGSKHPSL, via the coding sequence ATGAACGAGCATCGACCGATACAGGAAGAGGAACTGCTGGCCTACGTCGACCACGCGCTCGACACCACGCGCCTGCGCGAGATCGAGGCGTACCTGCAGCAGCATCCCGACGTCGCGACCCGCGTCGAGGGCTACATGGCGCAGCGCGATCAACTGCGCGCCGCGCTCGCCCCGATCGCAGACGAACCGGTTCCGCCAGAACTGAACCTGCGGCACATGCTGACGGCTCGACGCGCCCGCGCCAGCCATCCGTGGCGGCTGGCGGCTTCTGTCTTCGTCGCCATGTGCCTTGGTGGCATCGGCGGCTGGATGGGACGCGGCGCGACCGAGCCGCCCACCGGCGGCATTGCCGCACTGGCGCGCGAAGCCACGGCGAGCTTCCAGGTATTTGCCGCCGACCCGATACGTCCCGTCGAAATGGGGGCCGCTGACAGCAACGACCTGGTGAACTGGGTCTCCTCGCGGCTGCGTCGCCCGATTGCCGTGCCGGACCTCGGCAAGGCAGGCTATCGCTACATCGGCGGGCGTCTCGTCGCCACCGAGCATGGTCCCGCCGGCCTCTTCATGTACGAGGACGGCCACGGCACGCGCCTGGCGATGCTGGTACGCCCGATGGCAATCGAAGGCGACACACCGATGAAGGCACACGTACAGGCCGGCGTGGCGGGATACTCATGGGCCAATCAGGGCCTTGGATACAGCCTGGTGGCGTCGGCGTCCACCAGCGGCCTCCACCCACTGGCCGACGAGATGCGCCGGCAGATCAATGGACGGGACGGGTCGGTAGACGCCGGCAGCAAACATCCCTCTCTGTAG
- a CDS encoding alkyl/aryl-sulfatase, with protein sequence MKNSRFRASVVTLVSAAVLSQFGAAYAQDARKDATSATKAANQKLLSELPFSDRSDFDDAHRGFVAPLPNTVIKGSSGNAIWNPNQYAFIKEGSQAPGTVNPSLWRQAQLINISGLFQVTDGIYQVRNQDLSNMTIIEGKEGITVVDPLVSEETAKVAIDLYYANRGRKPVKAVIYTHSHVDHYGGVRGVISQDDVTSGKVKIYAPEGFLEAAVAENVMAGNAMSRRASYMYGNLLPADEKGQVGAGLGTTTSAGTVTLLSPTDTITKTGEKRVIDGLTYEFLMAPGSEAPAEMLWYIEEKRAISAAEDCTHTLHNTYSLRGAKIREPLPWSKYLNQALTMWGAKADVMFAQHHWPSFGQKNVVHLLRQQRDLYRYINDETLRLANQGETMVEIADKFKLPPDLANMWANRGYYGSVSHDVKATYVLYLGWFNGNPATLDELTPVEASKRYVEFMGGANAVLSKAKQAYDKGEYRWVAQVVNHVVFADPSNKAAKNLQADALEQLGYQAESGPWRNFYLTGAKELREGVKKLPTPNTASGDTVKAMTPEMFFDYLSVRVNRAKAANAKIALNVDFGKEGGKYLLELENGVLNHTAGVESANADASVAMSRDTLNGIILQQTKLADAIKNGSAKVTGNQAKLDELVSYLDNFEFWFNIVTP encoded by the coding sequence ATGAAGAACAGCCGATTTCGCGCGAGCGTCGTGACGCTCGTCTCCGCCGCGGTGCTCTCCCAGTTCGGCGCGGCCTATGCCCAGGACGCGCGGAAGGACGCCACTAGCGCGACAAAGGCCGCCAACCAGAAGCTCCTCAGCGAATTGCCTTTCTCGGATCGTTCCGATTTCGATGACGCGCACCGCGGCTTTGTCGCACCACTGCCGAACACGGTGATCAAGGGGTCGTCGGGTAACGCCATCTGGAACCCGAACCAGTACGCCTTTATCAAGGAAGGTTCCCAGGCACCGGGCACGGTCAACCCGAGCCTCTGGCGTCAGGCTCAACTGATCAACATCAGCGGCCTGTTCCAGGTGACCGATGGCATCTATCAGGTTCGGAATCAGGACCTGTCGAACATGACCATCATCGAGGGCAAGGAAGGCATCACGGTGGTCGACCCCCTCGTCTCGGAAGAAACAGCCAAGGTCGCAATCGATCTCTACTATGCCAATCGTGGCCGCAAGCCCGTGAAGGCGGTGATCTACACACACAGCCACGTTGACCACTATGGCGGCGTGCGTGGCGTGATCAGCCAGGACGACGTCACCTCCGGGAAGGTCAAGATCTACGCGCCTGAGGGCTTCCTGGAAGCCGCGGTGGCGGAGAACGTGATGGCCGGCAATGCCATGAGCCGCCGCGCCAGCTACATGTACGGCAATCTGCTGCCCGCCGATGAAAAGGGCCAGGTCGGCGCCGGTCTCGGCACCACGACCTCGGCCGGCACCGTCACGCTGTTGTCTCCGACGGACACGATCACCAAGACCGGTGAAAAGCGCGTCATCGACGGCCTGACCTACGAGTTCCTGATGGCTCCTGGCTCGGAAGCTCCGGCCGAGATGCTGTGGTACATCGAGGAAAAGCGCGCGATCTCCGCAGCCGAGGATTGCACACACACGCTGCACAACACGTATTCGCTGCGCGGCGCCAAGATCCGCGAGCCGCTGCCCTGGTCGAAGTACCTGAATCAGGCGCTGACCATGTGGGGCGCCAAGGCAGATGTCATGTTCGCCCAGCACCACTGGCCGAGTTTCGGCCAGAAGAACGTGGTACACCTGCTGCGCCAGCAGCGCGACCTGTATCGCTACATCAATGACGAGACGCTGCGCCTGGCCAACCAGGGCGAGACGATGGTCGAGATCGCGGACAAGTTCAAGCTGCCGCCCGATCTCGCCAACATGTGGGCCAACCGTGGCTACTACGGCTCAGTCAGCCACGACGTGAAGGCTACCTACGTCCTTTACCTCGGCTGGTTCAATGGCAACCCCGCCACGCTGGACGAACTGACGCCGGTGGAAGCCAGCAAGCGCTACGTCGAGTTCATGGGCGGCGCCAATGCCGTGCTGTCGAAGGCCAAGCAGGCGTACGACAAGGGTGAGTATCGCTGGGTGGCCCAGGTGGTCAATCACGTGGTGTTTGCCGACCCGTCGAACAAGGCGGCCAAGAACCTCCAGGCCGACGCGCTCGAGCAACTGGGCTACCAGGCCGAATCCGGCCCGTGGCGCAACTTCTACCTGACCGGTGCCAAGGAATTGCGCGAAGGCGTGAAGAAGCTGCCCACGCCGAACACCGCGAGCGGCGATACGGTGAAGGCCATGACGCCGGAGATGTTCTTCGACTATCTCAGCGTTCGCGTGAACCGCGCCAAGGCGGCCAATGCGAAGATCGCGCTGAATGTCGACTTCGGCAAGGAAGGCGGCAAGTATCTGCTCGAACTTGAGAACGGCGTGCTCAACCACACGGCAGGCGTTGAATCCGCAAACGCTGATGCCTCCGTGGCAATGTCACGCGACACGCTGAACGGCATCATCCTGCAACAGACGAAGCTGGCCGACGCGATCAAGAACGGATCGGCGAAGGTCACTGGCAATCAGGCCAAGCTCGACGAACTGGTGAGCTACCTCGACAACTTCGAGTTCTGGTTCAATATCGTCACGCCGTAA
- a CDS encoding DUF2252 domain-containing protein: MADIRTLAERQAIGREARSRAKRSSNAEIGNTDRDPVALLEQNSAGRVEALVPLRYGRMSVSPFTFFRGSAILQAHDLAATANAGIAFPICGDAHLMNFGGFATPERQLVFDLNDFDEVAVGPWEWDVKRLAGSLAIAGEHMGIARDTVSDIVATAVHEYRDRMEEYAGYSALDLWNEIVSFERMLEAATSEEGRRTILKAKEKAAGRTNESMLNKMAAQRDGQWWIQDAPPAIFHPSGPTSLLGEHDQWSNTEAWRGKLARAFDGYLKTLPSERRALIDHFSLQDVAFKVVGVGSVGTFCLVLLMVDSHEQPLFLQVKEARDSVIALHYDAEGPAHQGQRVVSGQRLLQAASDAFLGWTSGPANRQFYFRQLRDMKVSADVERMSNGVLQGYARFCGWALARAHAKASGKAVEIAAYLGSGERFADAITEYSFACATQNLKDYEAFKLACRTGKIEARSDEDMAADFRM, encoded by the coding sequence ATGGCAGACATCCGCACCCTGGCAGAACGGCAGGCGATCGGACGTGAAGCACGCAGCCGCGCAAAGCGATCATCGAATGCCGAGATCGGCAACACCGACCGTGATCCGGTGGCGTTGCTGGAGCAGAACAGCGCGGGGCGCGTGGAGGCGCTGGTGCCGCTGCGCTATGGGCGCATGTCGGTGTCGCCATTCACGTTCTTTCGTGGCAGCGCGATTCTCCAGGCGCACGATCTTGCCGCCACGGCAAATGCAGGCATCGCATTCCCAATCTGCGGCGACGCGCACCTGATGAACTTCGGGGGCTTCGCTACGCCGGAGCGGCAGCTTGTCTTCGATCTGAACGATTTTGACGAAGTGGCCGTGGGCCCCTGGGAGTGGGACGTCAAGCGCCTTGCCGGAAGCCTGGCCATTGCTGGCGAGCATATGGGTATCGCCCGGGACACCGTCAGCGACATCGTGGCGACGGCTGTGCACGAATACCGCGATCGCATGGAGGAATACGCCGGGTATAGCGCGCTGGATCTCTGGAACGAGATTGTCTCGTTCGAACGCATGCTCGAAGCCGCGACGAGCGAAGAGGGCCGTCGAACGATTCTCAAGGCGAAGGAGAAGGCCGCAGGGCGGACCAACGAAAGCATGTTGAACAAGATGGCCGCGCAGCGTGACGGCCAATGGTGGATTCAGGACGCGCCGCCGGCGATCTTTCATCCCAGTGGCCCCACTTCGCTGCTTGGTGAGCACGACCAATGGTCCAACACCGAGGCGTGGCGAGGCAAGCTGGCCCGCGCGTTCGACGGGTATCTGAAAACGCTTCCCTCGGAGCGACGCGCACTGATCGATCACTTTTCCCTGCAGGACGTTGCCTTCAAGGTGGTAGGTGTTGGCAGTGTGGGTACCTTCTGCCTGGTGCTGTTGATGGTGGATAGCCACGAGCAGCCGCTGTTCCTGCAGGTCAAGGAAGCGAGGGACTCCGTGATCGCGCTTCACTATGACGCCGAAGGTCCGGCGCATCAGGGTCAGCGTGTCGTTTCGGGTCAGCGCCTGCTGCAGGCGGCCAGCGATGCGTTCCTTGGCTGGACGTCTGGCCCGGCCAATCGGCAGTTCTATTTCCGTCAGTTACGCGACATGAAGGTATCGGCCGACGTCGAACGCATGAGCAACGGAGTACTGCAGGGATATGCGCGCTTCTGCGGTTGGGCGCTGGCGCGCGCGCACGCAAAGGCAAGCGGGAAGGCAGTGGAGATCGCGGCCTACCTGGGCAGCGGGGAGCGGTTCGCCGATGCGATCACCGAATACTCGTTCGCCTGCGCCACTCAGAATCTGAAGGACTACGAGGCGTTCAAGCTCGCGTGTCGGACGGGCAAGATCGAAGCCCGCAGTGACGAAGACATGGCGGCGGATTTCCGCATGTAG
- a CDS encoding DUF2092 domain-containing protein — protein MNRALCIAALAISLGACSSPAPQATSSPAPDTQTAAKAPPPESKPDANAVNADAIQALKDMGGYLQTLKQFSVKIDLDGERVLEDGQKLQHSASARVDADRPDKMRVQMRSARAQRDLYYDGHKVALYYPESNYYSTVDSSDNLSNLVVKLRERFGIEVPVDDLFLWGTPNAPTNGITSAMVAGQDLIDGQLCDQYAFRQGMIDWQIWIASGNQPLPRKIVVTNRSDEARPQSVTWLTWNLKPKFTASTFHFTPPKGAKVAEFVPLKNQ, from the coding sequence ATGAATCGTGCATTGTGTATTGCCGCGCTGGCCATTTCGCTGGGCGCGTGCAGCAGTCCGGCCCCGCAGGCCACCTCATCGCCCGCGCCAGACACCCAGACGGCTGCCAAGGCGCCGCCGCCCGAAAGCAAGCCTGACGCCAACGCAGTGAACGCCGATGCCATCCAGGCCTTGAAGGACATGGGTGGATATCTGCAGACGCTGAAGCAGTTCTCCGTCAAGATCGACCTCGATGGCGAACGCGTGCTTGAAGACGGACAGAAGCTACAGCATTCGGCCAGTGCCCGCGTCGATGCCGATCGACCCGACAAGATGCGTGTGCAGATGCGAAGTGCACGGGCACAGCGTGACCTGTACTACGACGGGCATAAGGTTGCGCTCTATTACCCGGAAAGCAACTACTACAGCACGGTCGACTCGAGCGACAACCTGAGCAACCTCGTGGTCAAACTGCGGGAGCGCTTCGGCATCGAGGTACCGGTTGACGACCTGTTCCTGTGGGGCACGCCGAATGCACCAACGAACGGCATCACATCCGCCATGGTCGCGGGACAGGACTTGATCGACGGCCAGCTGTGCGACCAGTACGCATTCCGTCAGGGCATGATCGACTGGCAGATCTGGATCGCCTCCGGTAACCAGCCACTGCCGCGAAAGATCGTGGTCACAAACCGGAGCGATGAAGCGCGGCCGCAATCCGTGACGTGGTTGACCTGGAACCTGAAGCCGAAGTTCACAGCTTCCACCTTCCATTTCACGCCGCCCAAGGGAGCGAAAGTCGCCGAGTTCGTCCCCCTCAAGAATCAATGA